A DNA window from Gemmatimonadetes bacterium SCN 70-22 contains the following coding sequences:
- a CDS encoding recombination protein RecR: MTVSAIDDLAAELSKLPGIGRKTALRLTYHLLKQPRERSVRLAHALETLAERVHPCPTCYNLTEDPECGICRDPRRDAGVICAVEEAADIGAIERAGEFRGRYHVLGGRISPLDGVGPEDLTVTALERRVAGGAVKEVIVATNPSVEGEATALYLHQVLAPHAVRVTRIARGLPIGGDLEYADGITIAQALSARREMV; the protein is encoded by the coding sequence CTGACGGTGTCGGCCATCGACGACCTGGCCGCCGAACTCTCCAAGCTCCCCGGGATCGGGCGCAAGACGGCGCTGCGGCTCACGTACCACCTCCTCAAGCAGCCGCGGGAGCGAAGCGTCCGGCTGGCGCATGCGCTCGAGACGCTTGCGGAGCGGGTCCACCCGTGCCCGACGTGCTACAACCTGACCGAGGACCCCGAATGTGGCATTTGTCGCGATCCGAGGCGTGACGCCGGGGTGATCTGCGCCGTCGAAGAAGCGGCGGATATCGGCGCGATCGAACGGGCCGGCGAGTTCCGGGGGCGCTATCACGTCCTGGGAGGGCGCATCTCCCCGCTGGATGGGGTGGGACCCGAGGATCTCACCGTGACTGCTCTCGAGCGCCGGGTAGCCGGCGGAGCCGTGAAGGAAGTGATCGTGGCGACGAATCCCAGTGTTGAAGGCGAGGCGACGGCGCTGTACCTGCACCAGGTACTGGCGCCGCACGCCGTGCGCGTGACCCGAATTGCCCGCGGGCTCCCGATCGGGGGCGACCTCGAGTACGCCGATGGCATCACCATCGCGCAGGCGTTGTCGGCCCGACGGGAGATGGTGTGA
- a CDS encoding nucleoid-associated protein, YbaB/EbfC family, translating to MADIFKILQQAQQVQSRMQQMQEELAQRSVTGTAGGGMVTVEADGKGAIRKVKLEAAIVNPADVEMLEDLIVVAVAEAQKKANELAQEEMGKLTGGMNLPFKLPF from the coding sequence ATGGCCGACATCTTCAAGATCCTCCAGCAGGCGCAGCAGGTGCAGTCGAGGATGCAGCAGATGCAGGAGGAGCTGGCGCAGCGTTCGGTGACCGGGACGGCAGGGGGTGGAATGGTCACGGTGGAAGCCGACGGGAAGGGGGCGATCCGCAAGGTCAAGCTCGAGGCGGCGATCGTGAACCCGGCCGACGTCGAGATGCTGGAAGACCTGATCGTGGTGGCCGTCGCCGAGGCGCAGAAGAAGGCGAACGAGCTGGCGCAGGAGGAGATGGGGAAGCTCACCGGGGGGATGAACCTCCCGTTCAAGCTCCCATTCTGA